From the genome of Apodemus sylvaticus chromosome 3, mApoSyl1.1, whole genome shotgun sequence, one region includes:
- the Ndufs5 gene encoding NADH dehydrogenase [ubiquinone] iron-sulfur protein 5, whose product MPFLDVQKKLGISLDRHFMFLSAEQPYKNAARCHAFEKEWIECASQIGATRAKKECKIEFDDFEECFLRFKTIRRMREIKRQREKLMKEGKYTPPPHHSGKEEPRP is encoded by the exons ATGCCTTTCCTTGATGTGCAGAAAAAGCTGGGCATCAGCCTAGACCGGCACTTTATGTTCCTAAGTGCTGAGCAGCCCTACAAGAATGCGGCTCGGTGCCACGCTTTTGAGAAAGAGTGGATAGAGTGTGCAAGCCAGATCGGTGCAACCCGGGCGAAAAAAGAGTGCAAGATAGAGTTCGACGACTTCGAGGAATGCTTTCTTCGCTTCAAAACG ATAAGGCGGATGCGTGAAATCAAGCGCCAGCGGGAAAAGCTAATGAAAGAGGGCAAATACACCCCCCCACCTCACCATTCCGGCAAGGAGGAGCCCAGGCCCTGA